Proteins encoded by one window of Xiphophorus couchianus chromosome 13, X_couchianus-1.0, whole genome shotgun sequence:
- the LOC114155322 gene encoding cholecystokinin, whose protein sequence is MTVGLCVCAVLAVLCSSGFGLPFSPKPADEDQRYFSVPSEAVFEADAPTLGETHLRHSRSSPQLKPFSQTEEDADSRANLSELLARLISSRKGSVRRNSMAQKKGGLDTMHRIADRDYIGWMDFGRRSAEEFEYAS, encoded by the exons ATGACTGTCggactgtgtgtgtgcgctgtGCTGGCGGTCCTGTGTTCGAGCGGCTTCGGGCTGCCCTTCTCCCCAAAGCCCGCAGACGAGGACCAGCGCTACTTCTCAGTTCCCTCTGAAG CCGTCTTCGAGGCTGACGCCCCCACCCTGGGGGAGACCCACCTCCGACACAGCCGCTCGAGCCCCCAGCTGAAGCCTTTCTCTCAGACTGAGGAGGACGCAGATTCCCGCGCGAACCTCAGCGAACTGCTGGCAAGGCTCATCTCCTCCAGGAaag GTTCTGTGCGTAGAAACTCCATGGCCCAGAAAAAAGGTGGTCTGGACACCATGCATCGGATAGCGGACAGGGACTatattggatggatggattttggCCGGCGCAGTGCA